Proteins encoded together in one Pseudoalteromonas xiamenensis window:
- a CDS encoding peptidylprolyl isomerase, which translates to MKLANARHILVDSEAQCQDLKERIIAGEDFAELAKTYSNCPSGQDGGALGEFGPGMMVPEFDRVVFSAPINEVQGPVQTQFGYHLLEVTNRTE; encoded by the coding sequence ATGAAACTTGCGAATGCCCGCCATATTTTGGTGGACAGTGAAGCACAGTGCCAAGACCTCAAAGAAAGGATAATAGCCGGAGAAGATTTCGCCGAACTAGCTAAAACCTATTCAAATTGCCCATCTGGCCAAGATGGCGGGGCGCTTGGTGAATTTGGACCGGGTATGATGGTGCCAGAGTTTGACCGAGTGGTTTTTTCCGCACCGATTAATGAAGTGCAAGGCCCTGTTCAAACACAATTTGGTTATCATCTTTTAGAGGTGACCAATCGCACAGAGTAA
- a CDS encoding glutathione S-transferase family protein, translating to MILYGSNTSPFARRLRLWLAREHLPFTYQHIDIFSTEGRAILNEHNPAKKIPFLVDGATVICDSNVIFRYVSQKFQLSALTWHQENVLTYINACNDSCVELLLCDRSGFDTKDDKLFFNLQRERVSSLLTLLNEECEKSSFINCSYLAISLYCLLDWIAFRALWTLDEHPNLQRFYSVFSTQDDVAQSDPRNH from the coding sequence ATGATACTTTACGGCTCAAACACGTCACCGTTCGCCCGCAGATTGAGACTTTGGTTAGCACGCGAACATTTGCCTTTTACCTATCAACACATTGATATTTTTTCTACTGAAGGCCGTGCAATTTTAAATGAACATAACCCTGCGAAAAAAATTCCATTTCTCGTCGACGGCGCTACGGTAATCTGTGATTCCAATGTCATTTTTCGCTACGTGTCACAAAAGTTTCAACTCTCCGCGTTAACGTGGCATCAAGAGAATGTGTTGACCTACATTAATGCCTGTAACGATTCCTGTGTTGAATTGCTGCTCTGTGACCGCTCAGGTTTTGATACGAAAGACGACAAACTGTTTTTTAATTTGCAGCGCGAACGCGTGTCATCACTATTAACTTTGCTAAATGAGGAGTGTGAGAAATCCTCATTTATTAACTGCAGTTATTTAGCAATCAGTTTATACTGCTTGTTGGATTGGATAGCATTTCGCGCATTGTGGACGCTTGATGAACACCCGAATTTACAACGTTTTTATTCGGTGTTTTCAACGCAAGACGATGTAGCACAAAGCGATCCACGTAACCATTAA
- a CDS encoding DUF2750 domain-containing protein, whose protein sequence is MNELELDSELVNFVTAVRQQGQVWALGADDEGLVVCDSNQFDDTDVLLLWDSEEKAKAQCNEEWAEFEPVAIPLDELLDEWIEELNADSALLGLNWNDDNVCVEIEPTGLARALED, encoded by the coding sequence ATGAATGAATTAGAACTCGATTCAGAACTCGTAAACTTTGTGACTGCAGTTCGCCAACAAGGTCAAGTATGGGCTTTGGGTGCGGACGATGAAGGTCTTGTCGTGTGTGACTCAAACCAATTTGATGACACAGATGTGTTGTTACTTTGGGATAGTGAAGAGAAAGCAAAAGCACAGTGCAATGAAGAGTGGGCAGAATTCGAACCTGTGGCTATTCCATTGGACGAACTGCTTGATGAGTGGATTGAAGAGTTAAACGCAGACAGCGCATTGCTTGGCTTAAACTGGAACGATGATAATGTTTGTGTTGAAATCGAACCGACTGGCCTTGCACGAGCACTAGAAGACTAA
- a CDS encoding glutathione peroxidase, translated as MLRIASLCVGLCVSGLSFVTSASETCDDFTNTTFRKLHSKESINLCEFKDKPLLIVNTASNCGFTSQFKGLEALYKEYKDQGLVVIGFPSDDFLQEENDEADTAKVCFMNYGVTFPMMATSEVRGSNANAVFKYLNEQTSSPNWNFYKYLVSKDRKEIQRFNSRTKPDSEELRSAIEKLLK; from the coding sequence ATGCTACGAATTGCATCATTGTGTGTTGGTTTATGTGTAAGTGGTCTGTCGTTCGTTACGTCAGCGTCTGAAACCTGCGACGATTTTACGAATACTACCTTTAGGAAACTCCATTCCAAAGAATCCATTAACCTGTGTGAGTTCAAAGACAAACCGCTTCTCATCGTAAACACGGCAAGCAACTGTGGGTTTACTAGCCAATTCAAAGGGCTTGAAGCCCTATATAAGGAATATAAAGATCAAGGTCTTGTCGTGATAGGCTTTCCATCCGATGACTTTTTACAAGAAGAAAACGACGAAGCAGATACCGCTAAAGTGTGCTTTATGAATTATGGCGTCACCTTTCCAATGATGGCCACATCTGAAGTAAGAGGAAGTAATGCTAATGCGGTGTTTAAATATCTAAACGAACAGACAAGCTCACCTAATTGGAATTTCTACAAATACCTTGTTTCAAAAGATCGCAAAGAAATTCAGCGCTTCAATAGCCGCACGAAGCCAGATTCAGAGGAACTCCGCAGTGCCATCGAAAAGCTTTTGAAATAA
- a CDS encoding GNAT family N-acetyltransferase: protein MTQNLLFTGDYTIRLAQRDDLPAIVAIYNETIEGRMVTADTSPVTVEEREPWFASHHEKRPIFTVQEGQNTVAWLSFKSFYGRPAYDGTVEVSIYITKAAHGRGLGRTLLLFAEQHAPTIGIHTLLGFIFSHNLPSMKLFERLGYALWGQLPNVAMMDGKEFSLSILGKRLVESV from the coding sequence ATGACGCAGAATTTGCTTTTCACTGGTGACTATACAATACGTTTGGCTCAACGCGATGATCTCCCTGCTATTGTCGCAATCTACAACGAAACTATCGAAGGGCGAATGGTCACTGCGGATACCTCACCTGTGACAGTAGAGGAACGTGAACCGTGGTTTGCAAGCCACCATGAAAAAAGACCTATTTTCACGGTCCAAGAGGGCCAAAACACTGTCGCGTGGCTCAGTTTTAAGTCATTTTATGGTCGCCCAGCCTATGACGGTACTGTTGAAGTCAGTATTTACATCACGAAAGCAGCTCACGGTCGGGGATTAGGTAGAACATTGTTGTTGTTTGCGGAGCAACATGCTCCAACCATTGGCATACACACCTTACTTGGCTTTATATTCAGTCATAATTTACCGAGTATGAAGTTATTTGAACGCTTGGGTTATGCCCTCTGGGGGCAGTTACCAAATGTCGCTATGATGGATGGTAAAGAATTCAGCTTGAGTATTTTAGGTAAACGCCTTGTCGAGTCCGTTTAA